Proteins encoded together in one Columba livia isolate bColLiv1 breed racing homer chromosome 3, bColLiv1.pat.W.v2, whole genome shotgun sequence window:
- the LOC110362584 gene encoding vesicular inhibitory amino acid transporter-like: protein MNAKKRFNTQKDFVLSFLSLFLLQGIFVLGLPYALLHSGYSGLFLIILSAALCCYTGKILIACLYEENEDGQLIRVRDTYEDIANACCKKLAPRLGGVLVNVTQVMELIMTCVLYVVVSGNLLSHSFPYIPVTEKTWSVIAFATLLPCVFIKTLKIVSKLSQLCSLVHFIIILVVMTYCVTQIHQWSWAKFRLSIEFEDFLVSVGVIIFSYTSQIFLPTLEGNMKRPEEFRCMLDWTHFFACVSKTTFALTAFLTWGEETKEVITDNLPSFLQTLVNLCLLTKALLSYPLPFFAATETVYACISRGNCSNYRSPLFALGVRGSFLLLTLLMAMFIPHFALLMGLTGSVTGAAMTFLLPSLFHLKLKWKKLSLLEKCADIFVFILGFLCSLAGIVCSIKGLLEVFGRV, encoded by the coding sequence GGATTTTgtgctctcttttctttctctttttcttcttcagggaATATTTGTCCTAGGATTGCCATATGCTCTTCTCCACAGTGGATACAGTGGCCTGTTTCTTATTATCTTGTCTGCAGCATTATGCTGTTACACAGGCAAAATTCTAATCGCTTGCTtgtatgaagaaaatgaagatgggCAGCTCATAAGAGTGAGAGACACGTATGAAGATATTGCAAATGCCTGCTGCAAAAAACTGGCTCCCAGACTAGGTGGTGTACTTGTCAATGTGACCCAAGTGATGGAACTGATCATGACGTGTGTTTTGTATGTGGTTGTTAGTGGGAACTTGCTGTCACATAGTTTTCCATACATACCAGTGACTGAGAAAACTTGGTCTGTAATTGCATTTGCTACACTTCTGCCTTGTGTATTCATCAAGACTCTGAAAATTGTTTCCAAACTCAGCCAGCTTTGCTCCTTGGTCCATTTCATTATCATCCTTGTAGTGATGACTTACTGTGTCACGCAAATCCATCAGTGGTCCTGGGCAAAATTCAGACTCTCCATTGAGTTTGAGGACTTCTTGGTGTCTGTAGGTGTGATCATTTTCAGTTACActtcacaaatatttcttcCCACACTTGAAGGTAACATGAAAAGGCCAGAGGAATTTAGATGTATGCTGGATTGGACTCACTTTTTTGCTTGTGTCTCAAAAACAACCTTTGCACTGACTGCATTCTTGACCTGGGGTGAAGAGACAAAGGAAGTTATCACTGACAACCTGCCATCATTTCTTCAAACCCTAGTGAATTTGTGTCTCTTAACCAAAGCTCTCCTTTCTtaccctttgcccttttttgcaGCCACAGAAACTGTGTATGCTTGTATTTCTAGGGGCAACTGTTCCAATTATAGATCTCCACTATTTGCTCTGGGTGTAAGAGGCTCATTTCTCTTGTTAACTCTGCTGATGGCCATGTTCATACCACATTTTGCCTTGTTGATGGGTTTAACAGGCAGTGTAACAGGTGCTGCTAtgacttttcttcttccttctctcttccattTAAAACTTAAATGGAAAAAACTGTCTTTATTAGAGAAATGTGCAGatatctttgtttttattttgggtttcCTTTGTAGCCTTGCAGGCATAGTTTGCTCAATAAAAGGGCTGCTTGAAGTATTTGGAAGAGTATGA